Proteins from a genomic interval of Gluconacetobacter diazotrophicus PA1 5:
- the cydD gene encoding thiol reductant ABC exporter subunit CydD, translating into MSGDKTVTRAWTRAQSRLGRRQAAPVVAIGMLSGLVAVGQAWCVASILAHGLVGKGGTGAGVLLAALAGLALLRGLLLAGGDIAAARAGRRARRRLRYEVLADILRGGPALLRRQHSAELTALAVDRIEVLDGFFARWIPASILWIAVPGLIAVLAALVQPGSAAIMAACGLAVPVGQALFGIGAAVASRNQFLAMTRLQARFLDRVRGIATIVLLNRTDDEARRLADAADELRRRTMKVLRVAFLSSASIDCAMVVALVLIALRNGAVVLALHQGAATTPALADATLRGLFVLLLVPEFFAPLRGLALAYQDRAHAAGAASAMGDLPDGPAQAAGQAQTPRISSQGVSVRFQDVTFAWDAARGPVLKGLDFTVAAGETLALVGPSGSGKSTIIEMLLGFIVPDSGRVLVGGADITAIAPSTLSGLVSWIGQKPVLFAGTLRENILFARPDADDATLRAALHAASVDAFLPGLPDGLDTVIGEGGFGLSGGQAQRVAIARAYLKDAPLLLLDEPTAHLDPATEAGIFVSLQNLAQGRTVILSSHSAAARVLGGPCLDLGLDLGRDRGLNQGRNRDPGPDRGGPVPAVGGNAHVG; encoded by the coding sequence ATGAGCGGTGACAAAACAGTGACGCGGGCCTGGACGCGGGCGCAGTCACGCCTTGGTCGCAGGCAGGCGGCGCCTGTCGTGGCCATCGGCATGCTGTCCGGGCTGGTTGCGGTGGGACAGGCGTGGTGCGTGGCATCCATCCTTGCCCATGGCCTGGTCGGAAAGGGCGGGACGGGCGCGGGCGTGCTGCTGGCCGCCCTGGCCGGGCTGGCGCTGCTGCGCGGCCTGCTGCTGGCCGGCGGCGACATCGCGGCGGCGCGGGCGGGCCGCCGCGCGCGGCGGCGGCTGCGTTACGAGGTCCTGGCGGACATCCTGCGCGGGGGGCCGGCCCTCCTGCGCCGCCAGCACAGCGCGGAACTGACGGCGCTGGCCGTTGACCGTATCGAGGTACTGGACGGATTTTTCGCGCGCTGGATTCCGGCCTCCATCCTGTGGATCGCCGTGCCCGGGCTGATCGCGGTCCTGGCGGCGCTGGTCCAGCCGGGTTCGGCGGCGATCATGGCGGCATGCGGGCTGGCGGTCCCTGTCGGGCAGGCGCTGTTCGGCATCGGTGCGGCGGTGGCGTCGCGCAACCAGTTCCTGGCGATGACGCGGCTGCAGGCCCGGTTCCTGGACCGGGTGCGCGGGATCGCGACGATCGTCCTGCTGAACCGCACGGATGACGAGGCCCGGCGGCTGGCCGACGCCGCCGACGAACTGCGCCGCCGCACGATGAAGGTCCTGCGGGTCGCGTTCCTGTCCTCGGCCTCGATCGACTGCGCGATGGTCGTGGCGCTGGTGCTGATCGCGCTGCGCAACGGCGCGGTCGTGCTGGCCCTGCATCAGGGGGCCGCCACCACGCCCGCGCTGGCCGACGCCACGCTGCGCGGATTGTTCGTCCTGCTGCTGGTGCCGGAATTCTTCGCGCCGCTGCGCGGGCTGGCCCTGGCCTATCAGGACCGGGCCCACGCCGCCGGGGCGGCGTCCGCGATGGGCGACCTGCCGGACGGTCCGGCACAGGCCGCCGGCCAGGCCCAGACGCCCCGTATTTCGTCGCAGGGCGTGTCCGTGCGCTTCCAGGACGTGACCTTCGCCTGGGACGCGGCGCGGGGGCCGGTGCTGAAGGGCCTGGATTTCACGGTGGCGGCGGGCGAGACCCTGGCGCTGGTCGGGCCTTCGGGATCGGGCAAGTCGACGATCATCGAGATGCTCCTGGGCTTCATCGTGCCGGACAGCGGCCGGGTGCTGGTCGGCGGCGCCGACATCACCGCGATCGCGCCGTCCACCCTGTCGGGCCTGGTGTCGTGGATCGGGCAGAAGCCGGTCCTGTTCGCGGGAACGCTGCGCGAGAACATCCTGTTCGCGCGGCCGGATGCTGATGACGCCACCCTGCGCGCCGCATTGCACGCGGCGTCGGTCGATGCCTTCCTGCCCGGCCTGCCGGACGGCCTGGATACCGTGATCGGCGAGGGCGGGTTCGGCCTGTCCGGCGGGCAGGCGCAGCGTGTGGCCATCGCCCGGGCCTATCTGAAGGACGCGCCGCTTCTGCTGCTGGACGAACCGACCGCCCATCTGGACCCGGCGACCGAGGCCGGCATTTTCGTCAGCCTGCAGAACCTGGCGCAGGGGCGGACGGTGATCCTGTCCAGCCATTCGGCAGCGGCGCGCGTGCTTGGCGGACCCTGCCTGGATCTCGGCCTGGACCTGGGCCGGGATCGAGGCCTGAACCAGGGCCGGAATCGCGACCCGGGGCCGGATCGCGGCGGCCCGGTTCCTGCCGTGGGGGGAAATGCCCATGTCGGATAG
- a CDS encoding OmpA family protein: protein MRRLSLVVGLCLLAGCASQPSRKYVVFFTRDSVKLEDPALWVVTHAAQQAARDPQSVITVEGYAAAHGDLSADALLAVDRAKKVASQLVADGVAAGRIRQMPRAPSNEDGAVGSRRVEIEIGAS, encoded by the coding sequence ATGCGTCGCCTGTCACTGGTCGTGGGTCTTTGTCTGCTGGCGGGGTGCGCCAGCCAGCCGTCGCGAAAATACGTCGTCTTCTTCACCCGCGATTCCGTCAAGCTGGAAGATCCGGCCCTGTGGGTCGTGACGCATGCCGCGCAGCAGGCCGCGCGGGACCCGCAATCGGTCATCACGGTCGAAGGCTATGCCGCGGCCCATGGCGATCTGTCGGCCGATGCGCTGCTGGCCGTCGACCGGGCGAAGAAGGTTGCGAGCCAGCTTGTCGCCGACGGCGTGGCTGCCGGGCGCATCCGCCAGATGCCTCGTGCGCCGTCCAACGAGGACGGTGCGGTGGGCTCGCGCCGGGTCGAGATCGAGATCGGCGCGTCCTGA
- a CDS encoding sigma-70 family RNA polymerase sigma factor: protein MTNNFHDQVISILPRLRVQALALTRNRTMAEDLVQDAVCNALAAKESFIPGTNFSAWMHRILRNRFISDLRKRRETTDIEDVPAAALATSASHEDRLALKDLALAMDRLPDDQREALIMVVLHGMSYESLAEATGCAVGTAKSRVFRARRQLESWMMGEYDSTQVKIRAARLRGLLAERTAAQGAAAPRP, encoded by the coding sequence ATGACGAACAATTTTCATGACCAGGTCATCTCGATCCTTCCCCGCCTGCGGGTCCAGGCCCTCGCCCTGACGCGCAACAGGACGATGGCGGAGGATCTGGTGCAGGATGCCGTATGCAACGCGTTGGCGGCCAAGGAGAGCTTCATCCCCGGCACAAATTTTTCGGCATGGATGCACCGCATCCTGCGCAACCGTTTCATCTCCGACCTGCGCAAGCGGCGGGAGACGACGGATATCGAGGACGTGCCTGCGGCGGCGCTGGCGACTTCGGCCTCGCACGAGGACAGGCTGGCGCTGAAGGACCTGGCGCTGGCGATGGATCGCCTTCCCGACGATCAGCGCGAAGCGCTGATCATGGTGGTCCTGCACGGCATGAGCTACGAATCCCTTGCCGAGGCGACGGGGTGCGCGGTCGGCACGGCCAAAAGCCGCGTGTTCCGGGCCCGCCGGCAACTGGAGAGCTGGATGATGGGCGAATATGACAGCACCCAGGTCAAGATCCGTGCGGCCCGGCTGAGGGGGCTTCTGGCCGAACGGACCGCCGCGCAGGGGGCAGCCGCACCCCGCCCCTGA
- a CDS encoding sensor histidine kinase: protein MDRKKGYGRPGHNAPRVARLWRLFDTVSARMMLIILFSAGPIAVIGGLQAWNSYRHTLAAPAFRADMAVSRIDLEIRHDVDHVSALLLSVSHMSLDEPGIARTLQLAQSLTGHFYRQMALLDDRGVIQVAVDSGRPLPLPAQVPDDDLPRFSGDVRIRPLVIAGPNPGGYSYIRITVPTAIADSEGNIVRKGFLTAIMPVVWSRHHLQIGDPRLDFIQQDGAIEAWIVGRNHDIAPLCDDCWQPGAPPPQVIRWIRSMPSDLSNTRRTFSVGDAAYAYGPVEGGVAALTVTRRNSAETHALIMFAVWLFVIVALLAFGLAGVAQSANILLVAPLRRLTSSVGLWQSGGGVFDAHASWAMPTEIRRLAHAFTQATRSLTRHEQRLARASVRQELLMKEVHHRVKNNLQIVASLLNLQVSRIRQPEAREEFAQARDRVRALATLHRYLYAEGELFSLSMEHFATELCGQIFQAAGEDRDGRIVLSVSAEKLALEPDQAVPLALIITEIVTNAIKYAFPDGRRGTITVRLNQVDARQARLEIADDGIGLAQGRLRATVDRTGIGMQLIRGFARQLGGTLTIVEEGGTRYILPFPLKGGDAAAAAPG, encoded by the coding sequence ATGGATCGTAAGAAGGGTTACGGCCGCCCGGGGCATAATGCCCCGCGTGTTGCGCGGCTTTGGCGGCTGTTCGATACGGTCAGTGCGCGCATGATGCTGATCATCCTGTTCTCGGCGGGGCCCATTGCCGTGATCGGCGGGTTGCAGGCCTGGAACAGCTATCGGCACACCCTGGCCGCCCCCGCGTTCCGCGCCGACATGGCGGTCAGCCGCATCGACCTGGAAATCCGTCACGACGTCGATCATGTCAGTGCCCTGCTGCTGTCGGTCAGCCATATGTCGCTGGACGAGCCGGGCATCGCGCGCACCCTGCAACTGGCGCAGTCCCTGACCGGGCATTTCTACCGGCAGATGGCGTTGCTGGACGATCGGGGGGTGATCCAGGTGGCGGTCGATAGCGGTCGCCCGCTGCCGCTGCCCGCCCAGGTGCCGGACGATGACCTGCCACGCTTCAGCGGCGATGTACGGATCCGCCCGCTGGTCATCGCGGGTCCCAACCCTGGCGGGTACTCCTATATCCGCATCACCGTTCCCACTGCGATCGCCGATTCCGAAGGCAACATCGTCCGCAAGGGGTTCCTGACCGCGATCATGCCCGTGGTCTGGAGCCGCCATCATCTGCAGATCGGCGATCCGCGCCTGGATTTCATCCAGCAGGACGGTGCGATCGAGGCTTGGATCGTCGGGCGCAACCATGACATCGCCCCGCTATGCGACGATTGCTGGCAGCCGGGCGCGCCGCCGCCGCAGGTCATACGCTGGATCCGGTCCATGCCGTCCGACCTGTCGAATACCCGCAGGACGTTCAGCGTCGGCGACGCGGCCTATGCGTACGGGCCGGTGGAGGGCGGGGTGGCCGCCCTGACCGTGACGCGCCGCAATTCGGCCGAGACGCATGCCCTGATCATGTTCGCGGTCTGGCTGTTCGTCATCGTGGCGCTGCTGGCCTTCGGTCTGGCCGGCGTGGCGCAAAGCGCGAATATCCTGCTTGTCGCGCCGCTGCGGCGCCTGACCAGTTCGGTCGGGTTGTGGCAGTCGGGCGGCGGCGTGTTCGACGCACATGCCAGTTGGGCGATGCCGACCGAAATTCGCCGCCTTGCCCATGCCTTCACCCAGGCCACCCGGAGCCTGACCCGGCACGAACAGCGTCTGGCCCGCGCTTCCGTCAGGCAGGAACTGCTGATGAAAGAGGTGCATCACCGGGTGAAGAACAACCTGCAGATCGTTGCTTCCCTTCTGAATTTGCAGGTCAGCCGCATTCGCCAGCCCGAAGCGCGCGAGGAGTTCGCCCAGGCGCGCGATCGGGTGCGCGCCCTGGCGACGCTGCATCGCTACCTGTACGCCGAGGGCGAGCTGTTCAGCCTGAGCATGGAGCATTTCGCCACCGAACTCTGCGGCCAGATCTTCCAGGCGGCGGGCGAGGACCGCGACGGCCGGATCGTCCTGTCCGTCAGCGCCGAAAAACTGGCGCTGGAGCCCGACCAGGCGGTTCCGCTGGCCCTGATCATCACGGAAATCGTCACCAATGCGATCAAATACGCCTTTCCCGACGGGCGGCGCGGCACCATCACGGTCCGGCTGAACCAGGTGGATGCGCGGCAGGCCCGGCTGGAAATCGCCGATGACGGGATCGGCCTGGCGCAGGGGCGCTTGCGCGCCACCGTCGATCGCACCGGCATCGGCATGCAGTTGATCCGGGGCTTTGCCCGGCAACTGGGCGGGACGCTGACCATCGTCGAGGAAGGCGGGACGCGCTACATCCTGCCGTTCCCCCTCAAGGGGGGTGACGCGGCGGCGGCCGCGCCGGGCTGA
- a CDS encoding sigma-70 family RNA polymerase sigma factor: MCLLPDLRGFARFLTRDTAASDDLVQETVVRALGALEQFRADTNLKAWLFTIQRNIFYEQRRRNQRERLVMSDYAAEPRHGTQGRPASSGDDVRDLESVFWLLTPLLREALILVGAQEMTHEEAARICGVPVGTMKARVSRARARLAILVARPHEDCGLDADLECDPAADEAP; this comes from the coding sequence ATGTGTCTTTTACCTGATTTGCGGGGGTTTGCGCGCTTCCTGACGCGGGATACGGCGGCCTCTGACGATCTTGTGCAGGAGACGGTGGTCCGTGCGCTGGGGGCGCTGGAGCAGTTCCGGGCGGACACCAACCTGAAGGCGTGGCTGTTCACCATCCAGCGCAACATCTTTTACGAGCAGAGGCGCCGCAACCAGCGTGAACGGCTGGTCATGAGCGATTATGCCGCCGAGCCGCGACACGGCACCCAGGGGCGGCCGGCCAGTTCGGGCGACGACGTGCGCGATCTGGAAAGCGTGTTCTGGCTGCTGACCCCCCTGCTGCGCGAGGCGCTGATCCTGGTGGGCGCGCAGGAGATGACGCACGAGGAAGCGGCCAGGATCTGCGGCGTGCCGGTGGGCACGATGAAGGCACGCGTGTCGCGGGCCCGGGCCCGGCTGGCCATCCTGGTCGCCCGGCCCCACGAAGACTGCGGTCTGGACGCCGACCTGGAATGCGATCCTGCGGCCGACGAGGCCCCGTGA
- a CDS encoding response regulator, with protein sequence MPGQNTYARRYARALTGSQSRGDLLVAESLRGLALAEVGSLPARQSLYQWISRHYRPADTSHPGTDAPTGMGTIERKLLLLTSLEELPIAEAARIVDLDLARATEILAHARAGLRTVAETSILIIEDEPIIAMDIEDLVRRCGHQVAGVAATEADAIALARETRPGLILADINLGAGGDGMNAVTSILRHHDAPVIFVTAYPERLLTGEAVEPAFVITKPFEPTTLAIATYQAVTGGPQIR encoded by the coding sequence ATCCCGGGACAAAACACCTATGCCAGGCGATATGCGCGCGCCCTGACCGGCAGCCAATCGCGCGGTGACCTCCTGGTTGCCGAAAGCCTGCGGGGCCTCGCCCTCGCGGAGGTCGGATCGCTGCCGGCCCGGCAGAGCCTGTATCAATGGATTTCCCGCCATTACCGACCCGCGGACACCTCCCATCCCGGAACGGACGCCCCGACCGGGATGGGGACGATCGAACGCAAGCTGCTGCTGCTGACGTCGCTGGAGGAACTGCCGATCGCCGAGGCGGCGCGGATCGTCGACCTGGACCTGGCCCGGGCCACCGAGATCCTGGCGCATGCCCGTGCCGGACTGCGCACGGTGGCCGAGACCTCGATCCTGATCATCGAGGACGAGCCGATCATCGCCATGGATATCGAGGACCTCGTGCGGCGCTGCGGCCATCAGGTCGCCGGCGTGGCCGCGACGGAAGCCGACGCCATCGCCCTGGCCCGGGAAACCCGCCCGGGCCTGATCCTGGCCGACATCAACCTGGGCGCGGGCGGTGACGGCATGAACGCCGTCACCAGCATCCTGCGCCACCACGACGCGCCGGTCATCTTCGTCACCGCCTATCCCGAACGACTGCTGACCGGCGAGGCCGTGGAACCCGCCTTCGTCATCACCAAGCCGTTCGAGCCGACGACCCTGGCCATCGCGACCTACCAGGCGGTCACCGGCGGCCCGCAGATAAGATAG
- the cydC gene encoding thiol reductant ABC exporter subunit CydC has translation MALWHRRAPRMIAGGVLSLLALMAGLILMRGAGARLAGLVSGLVVVGVVLLRASGVARVVLRYVERLVTHDAMFRALADIRVWFFRRLAGGAAAGLGFRRAGDLLSRLVSDVEALDGLYLRILVPLAGACLILPFLVLAVAPVDPTLAAIVGGLFVAGAFLLPLAAAMLGRREAALLTHRLAGLRIGVLDLVTGLREIRAFGAEGRVLSHVRARDAAAMLQGLRGSRAPAGAAGRRVYLCGQAAILAVLAAVLGVGLGPIPAVRGVGLLFLVVAGFEGAGGLTRAGALAGGISRAAARIVSVGDTDAPSAPVGTLPAPAGADIRFEQVGFRWQANRGHAGRAAVFDGLTLDIPAGSRVAILGPSGIGKSTLAALLLKVASPEAGRILLGGQDLATLDSVSVRQRIAWLSQATHLFADTIRANLLLGGPDATEAELWTALDRAQVGDVVRALPEGLDSWLGEGGASLSGGQGRRIALARTLLSDAPILILDEPATGLDAETEREFLKTLYSVTADRTVILIAHRLVGVERLDRVWRLSDGKAVAVAV, from the coding sequence ATGGCGCTGTGGCACAGGCGGGCGCCACGGATGATCGCGGGCGGGGTGCTGTCCCTGCTGGCGCTGATGGCGGGCCTGATCCTGATGCGGGGGGCCGGCGCACGGCTGGCGGGGCTGGTATCGGGCCTTGTCGTGGTCGGTGTCGTGCTGCTGCGGGCGTCGGGTGTGGCGCGCGTCGTGCTGCGCTATGTCGAACGGCTGGTAACGCATGACGCGATGTTCCGGGCACTGGCCGACATCCGGGTCTGGTTCTTTCGCCGCCTGGCGGGCGGCGCGGCCGCCGGCCTGGGGTTCCGGCGCGCCGGTGACCTGCTGTCCCGCCTGGTGTCGGATGTCGAGGCGCTGGACGGGCTGTATCTGCGCATTCTCGTGCCCCTGGCCGGCGCGTGCCTGATCCTGCCGTTCCTGGTGCTGGCGGTGGCCCCGGTCGATCCAACGCTGGCCGCGATCGTGGGCGGGCTGTTCGTGGCCGGGGCCTTCCTGCTGCCGCTGGCGGCGGCGATGCTGGGGCGGCGCGAGGCCGCGCTGCTGACCCATCGCCTGGCCGGACTGCGCATCGGGGTGCTGGACCTGGTCACCGGTCTGCGGGAAATCCGCGCCTTCGGGGCGGAAGGGCGCGTACTGTCCCACGTCCGGGCGCGCGACGCGGCAGCTATGCTGCAGGGACTTAGAGGATCCCGCGCGCCTGCTGGCGCTGCTGGGCGCCGTGTCTACCTGTGCGGGCAGGCCGCGATCCTGGCGGTGCTGGCCGCGGTCCTGGGGGTCGGCCTGGGGCCGATCCCGGCGGTGCGCGGGGTGGGTCTGCTGTTCCTGGTCGTGGCCGGGTTCGAGGGCGCGGGCGGCCTGACGCGCGCTGGTGCGCTGGCGGGCGGGATCAGCCGGGCGGCGGCGCGCATCGTCTCGGTGGGCGATACGGATGCCCCGTCCGCCCCCGTGGGCACGCTGCCCGCGCCGGCGGGTGCCGACATCCGCTTCGAACAGGTCGGCTTTCGCTGGCAGGCCAACAGGGGCCATGCAGGCCGGGCTGCGGTGTTCGACGGGCTGACGCTGGACATTCCCGCCGGGTCGCGGGTTGCGATCCTGGGGCCGTCGGGCATCGGCAAATCGACGCTGGCGGCCCTGCTGCTGAAGGTGGCAAGCCCGGAGGCCGGGCGCATCCTGCTGGGCGGGCAGGACCTGGCGACGCTGGACAGCGTGTCGGTCCGGCAGCGGATCGCGTGGCTGTCGCAGGCGACGCACCTGTTTGCCGATACGATCCGTGCCAACCTGCTGCTGGGAGGGCCCGACGCGACCGAGGCCGAATTGTGGACCGCCCTGGACCGTGCGCAGGTCGGCGACGTCGTGCGCGCCCTGCCGGAGGGGCTGGATTCCTGGCTGGGCGAAGGCGGGGCGTCGCTGTCGGGCGGGCAGGGGCGGCGGATCGCGCTGGCCCGCACCCTGCTGTCCGACGCGCCGATCCTGATCCTGGACGAACCGGCGACCGGCCTGGATGCCGAGACCGAGCGTGAGTTCCTGAAGACGCTGTATTCGGTAACGGCCGACCGCACGGTCATTCTGATCGCGCATCGGCTGGTGGGCGTGGAGCGACTGGACCGCGTCTGGCGCCTGTCGGACGGAAAGGCCGTCGCGGTCGCCGTCTGA